The genomic segment GCAGACACTAATATTATCATCATTAACCGGGGCATGATAAATGAACTTTTCAGTGTCAAGTCTCAGCCCCTGATAATCCATTTTAAAACCGCCATTGCAGATCAAATTTCCAGACGGAGTCAGTCTGTCCATTCCTTTTGGAAGATTTTCAGTGACTGTTTTTCGGGTTCTCGGGTTCAAAGACGCTTTTAATTCAATTCCGAATTCATTTGCAAATTGATCTTTCAAGCCCTTATCATCACAGGCTGAATCATAAAGAGCAAAGTCAAACCACAGCTTTAATTCCGGGAAATCAAGAAAAAGAAGTTCCATATGCGGGAAAAAAGTCTGGCCGTCATGAGTAGCAGCATCTGCAACACACCGGACATCAAGAGGTATTCCCTGCAAGGGAAGTCCTAAGATAGAAGCCTTGTGTCCCCATATAAATTTATTATACGCTTTCACTATTGTCCCGGCTCCATCATCAGCAAGCTCCCAGGGGTGAAAACAATTGTCCTGATCCTCACATCTGCAATTTTTGGTAATCTTTGACTGTGATTTCTTTTTTTCTTTTCCATCTTCACCTGTATAATTGATCGTTTCAAAACCTGAATATGCATGGTAATGTGTCGTATCTCCGACCACAACATTTTCTTTTTCAATTACATTTTCTTCAAGATTTTTCCTGACTTCATTAATTTTAATCAGGTTCCACAAGCCGTACTCCTTCATAATTTGATCAAACTGTTCAATTTTTCTAAGACTTGGAACATGTTTGAAAGAATACTCATCACCAGGCTCCTTCGGAATAAAACCGCAGACACGGGCAAAAGACGGATTGGAGGTCAGATGCATATGAACATTTTCCGGCTCGGCAGGAAAACCCATAAGAGTTGTTCCGATAAAACTATTGAACATGGCAAAAAAGCATTTTGGTTTTTTGCCATCCTTGCGGAATGGAACAATGCCGGGTGCTATTGAAGATGGAGAAACAATTGAATAGGGAACCGTCTTAAATTCAGGTTCATAAATAACAGGTGAATTCTTGTCAACAGTAGGACGATTGGAAAGAATTCTCAAGGCCGCCTCTTCTTTGCTCTCATCAATAATCTCTGTGTTAGTATTATTGGCGGTTTTATTGGCACATGTATTAAAATGATATAAAGCATTATAATACATGACACCAATGGCCAGATAATCCTGCCAGGGCATATTTTTCAGCAGAGGATACCATGGGGTAAACGGTGAGTTAAGAAGCAGTTCGTCGTCTTTATTTACCACAACAACTAAAGGTATCTGTACAATAGGTGGCGATGAGATATTTAACATAATATTAGTTCCTTTTAGTAAGATATATACCATTATATATTTAGTAGTTTTGTAAACTTGTCTTCAATGAGAATTTCTCATTGAAGATTTCAAATATATCCCCATATCATATTTTTTAATGAGAAGCAACAATTATTATGCTATTTTTTTATTATTTAAATTAGTTATATCGTTATTTCAAAATGAAGTGCAAAAATATAATCGCATACGATATTTATATTTGATTTATAAATTTACAAAACAATATAATTCGTATTGGTGGCACGTATTTGATATTATAGTGTATTTTACGTTTATGCGTAGGCTCTATAGAAAAATTATTGCCTTTATTCTTTGCCTTTTTCTGGCTTTTCCTTTGGCTGCTTCTGCGAGTACGCCTTTAAAATATATTTACGATTCCAACGGCAGCCTTGTTCAAGGCGAAGGAAAGTATTTTGAATACGACAATGCCAACAAACTTATCCGCATCAGAATGGGGGATAAAGACGGCGCAGTTATTGCGGAATATGTGTATGACCATAATGGTCAGAGGGTCAAGAAAACTGAAAATGGACAAACCACTTATTATATCGGCAAATATTTTGAAGAAGAATTTGTCGGGCCAAATCCAGGCAGTACCAGTTATTATTTTGCTAACAACCAGCGGGTTGCAAGAAAAGCTCCTGACGGGAAACTGTTTTTTCTCAATTCCGATCATCTTGGCGGAACCAACGGTGTAACGGATGCCGCTGGAAATCTGACTGAAAAGACAAGATATTATCCTTTTGGGAATATTCGGGAAGGAGGGAATGAAAGATACACATATTCAGGAAAAGAACTGGATAAAGCATCAAACTCCTATTATTTCGAAGCCCGCCAATATTCTGCCGGTTTCCGCCATTTCACACAGGCAGATACCATTGATCCAAATCTTTTCGCCCCTCAAACCCTTAACCGCTATGCTTATGTTAACAACAACCCGCTGAAATACGTTGATCCGGACGGTCATATTTTTGAGACTGCCTGGGATATTCTCAATGTTGCTATGGATGTTGGTTCCTTAGTAAGCAATGTTGCTTCTGGTAATTGGGGGGCTGCGGCTGTTGATGCTGCGTGTCTGACTGCCGATGTTGCTGCTACTGTTATACCAGGGGTTCCTGGTGGGGCTGGTTTTGCTATTGATGCGGCTCGTGCTGGTAATAAAGCCATTGACATTATTAAAACTACTGATAATGGTATTGATCTTGCTAAATCTGTTGATAACGGCTCTGATCTTCTGAAATATTCTGATGATGTTGGAGATGAATTAGGGGATATTAGCAAAAATTTTAGCTCCTCTAATTATGGTATTCAGAAAGTTGGTGGCAGAAATCCTATTAATAGCAAATATGCGGGAAAAAAACATCCTTCTGGTGTTCAATTTAATGAGAAAGGCTTCCCCGACTTTAAGCCTTATTCACAAGTTGAACTTAAAATTGAAAACCTTACTGGTAATTATTCTAAAGATGCTGCTCTTGCTAATAATGCTATGAAATACCCGAATACTCCTAAAGGATATGTTTGGCATCATGTTGAAGATGGTTCCACTTTGCTTTTAATTCCTCAAAATATTCATGATTCTGTACGCCATACTGGAGGATCTGCTGTTATTAGACATGGTGCTCAGTAGTTAATTTTTTTAAGGGAGATTATTATGACTGTACAATTGAAAAAAGGTATAAATATTTGCGAAAAGGAAATAATTGGTTTGGAACAGCGCCTTGGCATTCGCTTTCCTTCTGATTATCGTTATTTCTTAATTGAAAATAATGGCGGGACTCCTGAAACTAATGAATTCGATATTCCTGGGTTGAATTGCAGTTCTGGTATTACTGAATTCTTTTCTATTGATAAAATTGTGTCTAATAAGAAAATTCTTAATGATCGTCTCCTAACTAATGCTTGGCCGATTGCATATGCTGAAGGTGGCAATTATTTATGTCTTGTTATTGGTAAAAAAGCTGGAATTTATTTTTGGGATCATGAGCTCGAATCGGAAGATAGTCAAGGTGCTTCTTGGGATAATATGTTTTTTATCTCTGCTAACTTTACTTCCTTTCTAACTTCTATGAGGAAATTTGATATTAGCACTATTAAGTTAAAGCCTGGTCAAGTTCAGAAAATCAAAGTGAATCCTGATTTTAAACCCGAATTCTGATTTTTTGTTTACTTGCATTTATTCTTGATAATCTATTTCGATTTTTCGCGTATCTTCATGCGCTTTTACTGCTATTTTATTCAATTATTACGTTATGAGTACCACGTTTTTATAAATTAGCACAGTCGGATGCGTAAGCTATGCTTTACTAATCGGATAAGGTGATTTCGGATTTTCACTATTTACGGTTTGCTTTATTTTCATCCTTAAACTGTTTACCTGTTTTAGTTAGGAGGTGTTCAGCATGTTTAAGCTATTTTCTGCTTTGATTCTGTTTTTCTGTCTGGCTCTACCGTTCGTTACATCTGCGAGTGTTTCCTTGCAGTATATCTATGATGCCAATGGAAATCTGGCTCTAGGTGAAGGGAAATATTACGAATATGATAATGCCAATAAACTTATCCGCATCAGAATGGGGGATAAAGACGGCCCTGTTATTGCTGAATATGTTTATGACCATAACGGTCAGCGTGTCAAAAAAACTGAAAACGGACAAACTACATATTATATCGGCAAGCATTTTGAAGAAGAGTTTGTCGGCCCTAATTCGGGCAGTACCAGTTACTAT from the Desulfonema limicola genome contains:
- a CDS encoding RHS repeat-associated core domain-containing protein — its product is MRSNNYYAIFLLFKLVISLFQNEVQKYNRIRYLYLIYKFTKQYNSYWWHVFDIIVYFTFMRRLYRKIIAFILCLFLAFPLAASASTPLKYIYDSNGSLVQGEGKYFEYDNANKLIRIRMGDKDGAVIAEYVYDHNGQRVKKTENGQTTYYIGKYFEEEFVGPNPGSTSYYFANNQRVARKAPDGKLFFLNSDHLGGTNGVTDAAGNLTEKTRYYPFGNIREGGNERYTYSGKELDKASNSYYFEARQYSAGFRHFTQADTIDPNLFAPQTLNRYAYVNNNPLKYVDPDGHIFETAWDILNVAMDVGSLVSNVASGNWGAAAVDAACLTADVAATVIPGVPGGAGFAIDAARAGNKAIDIIKTTDNGIDLAKSVDNGSDLLKYSDDVGDELGDISKNFSSSNYGIQKVGGRNPINSKYAGKKHPSGVQFNEKGFPDFKPYSQVELKIENLTGNYSKDAALANNAMKYPNTPKGYVWHHVEDGSTLLLIPQNIHDSVRHTGGSAVIRHGAQ
- a CDS encoding SMI1/KNR4 family protein, which translates into the protein MTVQLKKGINICEKEIIGLEQRLGIRFPSDYRYFLIENNGGTPETNEFDIPGLNCSSGITEFFSIDKIVSNKKILNDRLLTNAWPIAYAEGGNYLCLVIGKKAGIYFWDHELESEDSQGASWDNMFFISANFTSFLTSMRKFDISTIKLKPGQVQKIKVNPDFKPEF